From Microbacterium sp. LWH11-1.2, one genomic window encodes:
- a CDS encoding ABC transporter ATP-binding protein, with protein MRRPKTTGLTKGEVKPGVAKVDPILIADGVERRFGGLTAVDVDHLEIPRGAITALIGPNGAGKTTLFNLLCGFDKPNSGTWSFDGKNLSGVPSFKVARMGQVRTFQLTKSLSLLTVLENMKLGAPGQRGEGFWSSLFPFLWRKQDTEIEAKARDLLARFKLDAKEQDFAASLSGGQRKLLEMARALMSDPTLVMLDEPMAGVNPALTQSLLDHILDLKGLGMTVLFVEHDMHMVRHIADWVVVMAEGRVVAEGPPDEVMADPAVIDAYLGAHQDVDLGAVTGRIPVISEIDPVSFREQVEAEVEAEESADDAEEKKA; from the coding sequence ATCCGTCGCCCGAAGACCACCGGTCTGACCAAGGGCGAGGTGAAGCCCGGCGTGGCGAAGGTCGATCCGATCCTCATCGCCGACGGCGTGGAGCGGCGCTTCGGCGGACTCACCGCCGTCGACGTGGACCACCTCGAGATCCCGCGCGGCGCGATCACGGCGCTCATCGGTCCCAACGGCGCCGGCAAGACGACGCTGTTCAACCTGCTCTGCGGCTTCGACAAGCCCAACAGCGGCACGTGGTCGTTCGACGGAAAGAACCTCTCCGGCGTGCCGTCCTTCAAGGTCGCACGGATGGGGCAGGTCCGCACGTTCCAGCTGACGAAGTCGCTGTCGCTGCTGACGGTGCTCGAGAACATGAAGCTCGGTGCTCCCGGCCAGCGCGGCGAAGGGTTCTGGTCGAGCCTGTTCCCGTTCCTGTGGCGCAAGCAGGACACCGAGATCGAGGCCAAGGCCCGCGACCTTCTGGCGCGGTTCAAGCTCGACGCCAAGGAGCAGGACTTCGCAGCCTCGCTCTCGGGAGGGCAGCGCAAGCTGCTCGAGATGGCCAGGGCGCTGATGAGCGACCCGACGCTGGTCATGCTCGATGAGCCGATGGCCGGCGTGAACCCCGCGCTCACGCAGTCGCTGCTCGACCACATCCTCGATCTCAAGGGCCTCGGCATGACCGTGCTGTTCGTCGAGCACGACATGCACATGGTCCGCCACATCGCCGACTGGGTCGTGGTCATGGCCGAAGGACGCGTCGTCGCAGAAGGACCGCCGGACGAGGTCATGGCGGACCCCGCCGTGATCGACGCCTACCTCGGCGCCCACCAGGACGTCGACCTCGGCGCCGTGACCGGCCGCATCCCCGTGATCTCGGAGATCGACCCGGTGAGCTTCCGCGAACAGGTCGAGGCCGAGGTCGAGGCCGAGGAATCCGCCGACGACGCCGAGGAGAAGAAGGCATGA
- a CDS encoding ABC transporter ATP-binding protein has product MTDQTPVRNEIKNDDVIVELKDVHAGYLPGVNILNGANLVAHKGELIGIIGPNGAGKSTLLKAIFGMVNVREGDVTLHGESIVGLKADKLVKRGVAFVPQTNNVFPSLSIEENLQMGLYQNPKIYAERLEFVSSIFAELGKRLKQRAGSLSGGERQMVAMSRALMMDPSVLLLDEPSAGLSPVRQDDAFIRVSDINKAGVTTIMVEQNARRCLQICDRGYVLDQGRDAYEGTGRDLLNDPKVIGLYLGTLGTEDAA; this is encoded by the coding sequence ATGACCGACCAGACGCCTGTCCGGAACGAGATCAAGAACGACGATGTCATCGTCGAGCTGAAGGACGTGCACGCGGGCTACCTGCCCGGCGTGAACATCCTCAACGGAGCGAACCTCGTCGCGCACAAGGGCGAGCTGATCGGCATCATCGGCCCGAACGGTGCCGGCAAGTCCACCCTGCTGAAGGCGATCTTCGGCATGGTGAACGTGCGCGAGGGTGATGTCACGCTCCACGGTGAGAGCATCGTGGGACTCAAGGCCGACAAGCTCGTCAAGCGCGGCGTGGCCTTCGTCCCTCAGACCAACAACGTCTTCCCGTCGCTCTCCATCGAGGAGAACCTCCAGATGGGGCTCTACCAGAACCCCAAGATCTACGCCGAGCGTCTGGAGTTCGTCAGCAGCATCTTCGCCGAGCTCGGCAAGCGGCTCAAGCAGCGTGCCGGTTCGCTGTCCGGCGGTGAGCGGCAGATGGTGGCGATGTCGCGCGCGCTCATGATGGATCCGTCGGTGCTGCTGCTCGACGAGCCATCCGCCGGCCTCTCCCCCGTGCGCCAGGATGACGCGTTCATCCGCGTCTCCGACATCAACAAGGCCGGCGTCACGACGATCATGGTCGAGCAGAACGCCCGGCGCTGCCTGCAGATCTGCGACCGCGGCTACGTGCTCGACCAGGGACGGGACGCCTACGAGGGCACCGGTCGCGACCTCCTCAACGACCCCAAGGTCATCGGCCTGTACCTCGGCACGCTCGGCACCGAAGACGCCGCCTGA
- a CDS encoding ABC transporter substrate-binding protein produces MNALKGSRSAKVFAGIALLSASAMVIAGCSSTPEGSPSEGDDKPAADLTLKLGSLLPQTGSLSFLGPPMESGVGLAVSEVNEAAAGVTIDLTAEDEGDTDTKAYETSITKLQGAGVTAIVGAAASGVSRLILDGNVSAGILQISASNTGPDFTDWDDKGLYFRTAPSDLLQGEVLGNLIAEDGHKTLGVIYQNDAYGTGLFDNIKSTFEGAGGEVVADASYNVGDGQFDAQVETIKAANPDAVAIVSFDQFKTIAPLLQNAGITPDKWYLVDGNLSDYGSSPDTNFSFSLEGAQGTKPGPALEDDFTERLQTFWTGEGNPEVNDFTYAAEAYDAVVLVALASLAAGSTEGADIAAKMAEVSGGTGDGEKCTSFADCAKIINDGGTADYDGYSGEVTFDENGDPQGASIGTYKYGADNLITRTN; encoded by the coding sequence ATGAACGCACTGAAGGGTTCGCGCAGCGCGAAGGTCTTCGCAGGGATCGCGCTTCTCAGCGCATCCGCAATGGTCATCGCCGGCTGCAGCAGCACTCCGGAGGGCTCGCCCTCCGAAGGCGACGACAAGCCGGCCGCCGACCTGACACTCAAGCTCGGGTCTCTGCTGCCGCAGACCGGTTCGCTGTCGTTCCTCGGCCCGCCCATGGAGTCGGGCGTCGGACTCGCCGTCTCCGAGGTCAACGAGGCCGCCGCAGGCGTCACCATCGACCTGACCGCCGAAGACGAGGGCGACACCGACACGAAGGCGTACGAGACCTCGATCACCAAGCTCCAGGGCGCGGGCGTCACCGCCATCGTCGGCGCTGCGGCATCCGGCGTCTCCCGCCTCATCCTCGACGGCAACGTGAGCGCCGGCATCCTGCAGATCTCGGCGTCGAACACCGGCCCCGACTTCACCGACTGGGACGACAAGGGACTCTACTTCCGCACCGCTCCCAGCGACCTGCTGCAGGGCGAGGTCCTCGGCAACCTGATCGCCGAAGACGGACACAAGACCCTCGGCGTCATCTACCAGAACGACGCCTACGGCACGGGTCTGTTCGACAACATCAAGTCGACCTTCGAGGGCGCGGGTGGCGAGGTCGTCGCCGACGCCTCGTACAACGTCGGTGACGGTCAGTTCGACGCTCAGGTCGAGACGATCAAGGCAGCCAACCCGGATGCCGTCGCGATCGTGTCGTTCGACCAGTTCAAGACCATCGCCCCGCTGCTGCAGAACGCCGGCATCACGCCGGACAAGTGGTACCTGGTCGACGGAAACCTGTCGGACTACGGCTCCTCGCCCGACACGAACTTCTCGTTCTCGCTCGAGGGCGCGCAGGGCACCAAGCCCGGCCCGGCGCTCGAAGACGACTTCACCGAGCGTCTGCAGACGTTCTGGACCGGTGAGGGCAACCCCGAGGTCAACGACTTCACGTACGCCGCCGAGGCATACGACGCCGTCGTCCTCGTCGCTCTCGCGTCGCTCGCGGCCGGTTCCACCGAGGGCGCGGACATCGCGGCCAAGATGGCCGAGGTCTCCGGCGGCACCGGCGACGGTGAGAAGTGCACCAGCTTCGCTGACTGCGCCAAGATCATCAACGACGGTGGCACGGCCGACTACGACGGCTACTCCGGCGAGGTCACGTTCGACGAGAACGGCGACCCGCAGGGTGCCTCGATCGGTACCTACAAGTACGGTGCGGACAACCTGATCACCCGCACGAACTGA
- the rarD gene encoding EamA family transporter RarD, producing the protein MPSETTRATRTAGVAYAGGAYLLWGILPLYFLLLVPTGPWEVVAWRVLLSLVFCLLLLTVTRGWAAFGVILRQPKLLGWTALAGLLIYVNWQVFVLGTLTGHVVETSLGYFINPITTVLLGVFVLKERIRRLQWAAIAIAAIAVVVIVVAYGSFPWIALSLTASFGVYGLIKKKIGPAVDAVSGLTLESFWLIPIAVVQLIIVAQTPAGITMGANGWGHALVLGFAGVVTAVPLLLFAAGTRRIDLTVIGMIQFVTPVMQFILGVVVLGEPMPAERWAGFIIVWIAIIVFVVDLILAARRGRAAAEPEPV; encoded by the coding sequence GTGCCCTCTGAGACGACCCGCGCCACTCGGACCGCCGGAGTCGCCTACGCCGGCGGCGCCTATCTGCTCTGGGGCATCCTCCCGCTCTACTTCCTCCTCCTCGTGCCGACCGGGCCGTGGGAGGTCGTCGCCTGGCGAGTGCTGCTGTCGCTGGTCTTCTGCCTCCTGCTGCTGACGGTGACGCGCGGATGGGCCGCCTTCGGTGTGATCCTGCGGCAGCCGAAGCTCTTGGGCTGGACGGCGCTGGCCGGCCTCCTCATCTACGTCAACTGGCAGGTGTTCGTGCTCGGCACGCTCACCGGCCACGTCGTCGAGACCAGCCTCGGCTACTTCATCAACCCGATCACCACCGTGCTGCTCGGCGTCTTCGTGCTCAAGGAGCGCATCCGCCGTCTGCAATGGGCAGCCATCGCCATCGCCGCGATCGCGGTCGTCGTGATCGTCGTCGCCTACGGCTCGTTCCCCTGGATCGCGCTGTCGCTGACGGCGTCGTTCGGCGTCTACGGGCTGATCAAGAAGAAGATCGGTCCGGCCGTCGACGCGGTGAGCGGGCTGACGCTGGAGTCGTTCTGGCTGATCCCGATCGCCGTCGTGCAGCTGATCATCGTCGCGCAGACGCCCGCCGGAATCACGATGGGGGCGAACGGCTGGGGTCACGCCCTGGTGCTCGGGTTCGCCGGCGTCGTCACGGCCGTTCCGCTGCTGCTCTTCGCGGCGGGCACACGACGCATCGACCTCACGGTGATCGGCATGATCCAGTTCGTCACCCCGGTGATGCAGTTCATCCTCGGCGTCGTGGTCCTCGGGGAGCCGATGCCGGCCGAGCGATGGGCCGGATTCATCATCGTGTGGATCGCGATCATCGTCTTCGTGGTGGACCTCATCCTGGCCGCTCGCCGGGGCCGCGCCGCCGCCGAGCCCGAACCGGTCTGA
- the groES gene encoding co-chaperone GroES, translating into MSVSIKPLEDRIVIQQVEAEQTTASGLVIPDTAKEKPQEGEVVAVGPGRIDDNGNRVPIDVAVGDRVLYSKYGGTEVKFGADEYLVLSARDVLAVVVR; encoded by the coding sequence GTGTCGGTTTCCATCAAGCCGCTCGAGGACCGCATCGTCATCCAGCAGGTCGAGGCCGAGCAGACCACCGCGAGTGGCCTGGTCATCCCCGACACCGCCAAGGAGAAGCCCCAGGAGGGCGAGGTCGTGGCTGTCGGCCCCGGCCGCATCGACGACAACGGCAACCGCGTTCCGATCGACGTCGCCGTCGGCGACCGTGTCCTGTACAGCAAGTACGGCGGCACCGAGGTGAAGTTCGGCGCAGACGAGTACCTCGTCCTGTCGGCCCGCGACGTGCTCGCGGTCGTCGTCCGCTGA